The Methylomusa anaerophila genome has a segment encoding these proteins:
- a CDS encoding amidohydrolase codes for MIALTGGKILTMCGKTLDRGTILVRNGKIQAVGKNIDIPAECRVIDAAGKVITPGLIDAHTHLGVYSEGMGWAGEDINERSEPVTPAMDALDAINPAEIGLWEAYRGGVTTVMVAPGSANPIGGQCVIIKTPQKATVEQMLLKRHAGLKIAFGENPKRSHGVNHKKMPVTRMATAALIRETFWQARHYIARQDEKDFQYNVGLEAVAKVLRREMPLRAHAHRADDIVTAIRIAREFDLDIIIEHGTEAYLVADLLAEAKIPVIVGPTLSTRSKVELKDKTMELPALLFNQGVTFAMMSDHPVIPSCFLSVYAGLAVRYGLPKDQALRMITCDAAKILGLADRIGSLAPGMDADLVVWSEDPMLISASPEIVMVDGQTGE; via the coding sequence ATGATTGCACTAACTGGTGGGAAAATCCTGACCATGTGCGGTAAAACTTTGGACAGGGGAACTATTTTAGTCCGAAATGGTAAAATACAAGCAGTTGGCAAAAATATCGATATTCCGGCTGAGTGCCGGGTAATTGACGCAGCCGGCAAGGTGATCACTCCCGGCTTAATCGATGCCCATACCCATTTAGGCGTTTACAGCGAAGGTATGGGGTGGGCCGGAGAAGACATCAATGAACGCAGCGAGCCGGTTACTCCCGCTATGGATGCTCTTGATGCCATCAATCCGGCGGAGATCGGACTTTGGGAAGCATACCGGGGCGGCGTTACAACCGTTATGGTAGCTCCCGGCAGTGCCAACCCCATCGGCGGTCAATGCGTTATTATTAAAACACCACAGAAAGCTACTGTGGAACAGATGCTGCTGAAACGGCACGCCGGACTTAAGATTGCATTTGGTGAAAATCCCAAGCGCAGCCACGGGGTAAATCACAAAAAAATGCCGGTCACTCGTATGGCGACGGCGGCTCTAATCCGTGAGACATTTTGGCAGGCCCGGCATTACATAGCCAGACAGGATGAAAAAGATTTTCAATACAATGTGGGTTTAGAAGCTGTAGCCAAAGTTTTGCGCCGGGAAATGCCGCTCCGGGCTCACGCCCATAGAGCGGATGATATTGTTACCGCCATACGAATCGCCAGGGAGTTCGACCTGGACATTATTATTGAGCACGGTACGGAAGCCTATCTTGTTGCCGACTTGCTGGCAGAGGCCAAAATTCCTGTAATTGTGGGGCCCACCTTATCTACCAGGTCCAAAGTGGAACTAAAAGATAAAACAATGGAATTGCCGGCCTTGTTATTCAATCAAGGGGTTACCTTTGCCATGATGAGCGATCATCCGGTTATCCCCAGCTGCTTCTTATCCGTATATGCCGGTCTGGCGGTGCGCTATGGTTTGCCCAAGGATCAAGCCCTAAGAATGATTACCTGCGATGCCGCCAAAATTTTAGGCCTCGCCGACCGTATCGGCAGTCTTGCTCCGGGTATGGACGCCGATTTGGTAGTATGGAGCGAAGATCCCATGCTTATTTCCGCCAGTCCCGAGATTGTTATGGTTGACGGACAAACTGGGGAATAA
- a CDS encoding HupA family protein gives MAMAMSLSNLHHFILGKITILVVLSLLTVCLLNPLEAAAGNGSAVEGGRIAADLPVSGTARQKSEAAVNVLTQSISLFRTEGKNVLDDITRQMEQDETVGGQSAENLRQAVAESANSYNAALTKLENRLNKIKSMQAGMTDEGKTMVNLLAEINGSANDLEQGLNGMLDKVGEAYQRAYSLSAAAGATQRAEFSKKVVLDKFADAFRQLRELKQSITELLLEIVEQERQIYRQKNIQGIPPKVKEVLELWSQADESPGLGFDNDKFSLSLLNTPVAITSSWKPLQMPAQEQLGNYSYTGWGGWTNPALANNNTVNNNAVQNQAAVLKNIVTITPANEIPAQGTATYSGTIAGSFHDGGVTGNLTGSVSLTAFFANRMLSGNYSLNTSSGSVWTNGSLRGSWTVGGTAVNGTIRSANGMNGTVAGAFHGNDAAQFNGNWSMNGAGKTADGAFGASKQ, from the coding sequence ATGGCGATGGCAATGTCTTTATCGAATTTGCATCATTTTATTCTGGGGAAAATTACTATACTAGTTGTATTATCACTGCTGACGGTGTGTCTGCTTAATCCGCTTGAGGCAGCCGCCGGTAATGGAAGTGCAGTGGAAGGGGGCCGGATTGCCGCCGACTTGCCGGTGTCAGGCACAGCCCGGCAAAAATCCGAAGCAGCGGTGAATGTTCTGACGCAAAGCATTTCCCTGTTCCGGACAGAAGGAAAAAACGTCCTGGATGATATAACCCGGCAAATGGAACAAGACGAAACCGTTGGCGGGCAGTCCGCAGAAAATTTGCGGCAAGCTGTCGCGGAATCAGCCAATTCGTACAATGCCGCTTTGACCAAGCTGGAAAACCGTCTCAACAAGATCAAGAGCATGCAGGCCGGGATGACCGATGAAGGCAAGACTATGGTCAATTTGCTGGCCGAGATCAATGGCAGCGCCAATGATCTGGAACAAGGACTGAACGGTATGCTGGACAAAGTGGGGGAAGCCTACCAGCGGGCGTATTCCTTGAGCGCGGCGGCAGGGGCAACCCAAAGAGCCGAGTTCAGCAAAAAAGTCGTCCTGGACAAGTTTGCCGATGCCTTCCGCCAATTACGGGAGTTGAAACAGTCGATAACCGAATTGTTGCTGGAAATTGTCGAACAGGAACGGCAGATTTATCGACAGAAGAACATACAAGGCATTCCGCCAAAAGTGAAGGAAGTATTGGAACTGTGGTCGCAAGCGGATGAGAGTCCAGGTCTTGGATTTGATAATGACAAATTTAGTTTGAGTTTACTGAACACCCCGGTGGCAATCACGTCCTCCTGGAAACCGTTACAAATGCCTGCCCAAGAACAATTGGGCAATTACAGCTACACCGGCTGGGGGGGATGGACGAATCCCGCTCTTGCCAACAACAATACGGTCAACAATAATGCCGTGCAGAACCAGGCGGCAGTTCTCAAAAATATTGTTACGATAACACCCGCAAATGAAATTCCGGCCCAAGGGACGGCAACATACTCGGGAACAATTGCCGGCAGTTTTCACGACGGCGGAGTGACCGGCAACCTGACCGGCAGTGTCAGTTTAACGGCTTTCTTCGCCAACCGGATGTTGTCGGGAAACTACAGTTTGAACACCAGTTCGGGCAGCGTTTGGACCAACGGCAGCTTACGCGGCAGCTGGACAGTGGGCGGTACGGCGGTCAACGGCACCATTCGCAGCGCTAACGGCATGAACGGCACAGTTGCCGGCGCTTTTCACGGCAACGACGCGGCCCAATTTAACGGCAACTGGTCAATGAATGGCGCCGGCAAAACGGCCGACGGGGCGTTTGGCGCCAGTAAGCAATAA
- a CDS encoding Calx-beta domain-containing protein — protein sequence MSGKIIFGISGEYVEYGAINSDGTNYRTFINSSDQVNYSNEISLTADGNKAVFADTDDNIKIISTDGTGTAVDLTNDDPTKKSAFAAISPDGLKVAYYQGNKLMLMDSDGTTSDTPVEIFTATEPLLLGKAPKWSPDGNRIAFYVQPGGEGAGLWVVDADGENPLLIQTVSSGDSLQSFDWSPDGGKIAFSYGSGGLNDIYVANADGSESPTDLTNTEDESEYGPVWSPNGADIMYHTHDTISIYDSLAETLSIEETVSGDSSIDSTDWSPDGAQIVFIKSTYVSPNPGYTELYVENVGPSGPATPISGLPSGEYMYGVLWVDGSVIPPTPPPPDPSDGSTDTPDAPVVTPPPPPPPPVPPIFSITGAEGKEGDVLAFTVTRGGGTDTAVSVGYSTVDGTATADEDYTAQSGFVTFAAGETSKTIEIQTVDSIGIEPTENFAVKLYQPSDDGAIDADTATGTIKDKNGKALDLYILEDASCSFADDIATLAGNDSSFQSLFQELPGINVGVGSFVDKPIFPFGEYDDYLYRNELSMTADSQSVAAVFDNLQAMWGDDEPEGQLEALLQTAKHSDELGFRQDTVRMVVLCTDAGYHQAGDGNAWGLIVANNGDGVADANEDYASVEQLKNALTEADIFPVFAIAGGDANLALYNNLVAQLGIGAVVSLNSDSSNFFQAVQAGVQTHYTYSQQGGGVVGSIV from the coding sequence GTGAGCGGGAAAATTATTTTTGGGATATCGGGCGAATATGTGGAATATGGGGCAATAAATTCGGACGGTACTAACTACCGTACATTTATTAATTCGTCCGATCAAGTCAATTATTCAAATGAGATATCGCTGACGGCAGATGGCAATAAGGCGGTATTTGCCGATACCGACGACAACATCAAAATAATATCGACCGATGGAACGGGTACTGCTGTTGATCTTACCAACGATGATCCCACCAAGAAGTCAGCGTTTGCGGCAATCTCGCCCGACGGACTTAAAGTTGCTTACTATCAGGGTAATAAGCTGATGCTGATGGACAGCGACGGGACAACCTCAGATACGCCGGTCGAAATATTTACGGCGACAGAGCCCCTCCTGCTAGGAAAGGCTCCCAAGTGGTCGCCTGATGGCAACCGGATAGCGTTCTATGTTCAGCCGGGGGGGGAAGGAGCGGGTCTGTGGGTGGTCGACGCGGACGGAGAAAATCCGCTCCTTATACAAACTGTTAGTTCGGGGGACTCGTTGCAGAGTTTCGATTGGTCGCCGGACGGCGGCAAAATAGCTTTCTCTTATGGATCAGGCGGATTGAACGATATTTATGTGGCTAATGCAGACGGAAGCGAAAGTCCAACCGACTTAACAAACACCGAGGATGAGAGTGAATATGGCCCCGTATGGTCGCCTAATGGTGCGGACATTATGTATCATACGCATGATACTATCAGTATATACGATTCGCTTGCAGAAACACTATCCATAGAAGAAACCGTAAGTGGCGACAGTAGCATTGACAGTACTGACTGGTCACCGGATGGGGCTCAGATTGTATTTATTAAATCTACCTACGTGAGTCCGAATCCTGGTTATACTGAGCTATATGTTGAAAATGTTGGCCCTTCGGGTCCGGCAACGCCAATTTCGGGACTACCTTCTGGAGAGTATATGTATGGTGTACTGTGGGTTGACGGCAGTGTAATTCCTCCTACCCCTCCTCCTCCAGACCCCTCAGACGGGTCAACCGATACCCCGGATGCCCCGGTAGTGACTCCGCCTCCTCCTCCGCCGCCTCCGGTTCCTCCCATCTTTTCCATTACCGGCGCTGAAGGAAAGGAAGGGGATGTCCTGGCTTTCACCGTGACCAGAGGAGGCGGTACCGACACTGCCGTGTCGGTAGGCTATTCAACTGTAGACGGGACGGCGACAGCCGACGAAGATTATACGGCCCAGAGCGGGTTTGTAACCTTCGCCGCCGGCGAAACCTCCAAGACCATAGAAATACAGACCGTTGACAGTATCGGCATTGAGCCTACGGAAAACTTTGCTGTAAAATTATACCAACCCTCCGACGATGGAGCGATAGATGCAGATACTGCCACCGGCACTATCAAGGACAAGAACGGCAAGGCGCTGGACCTGTACATTTTGGAGGATGCTTCCTGCTCTTTCGCCGACGACATCGCTACCCTGGCGGGGAATGACAGTTCGTTCCAGTCATTATTCCAGGAGCTGCCGGGAATCAACGTAGGGGTAGGCTCCTTTGTCGACAAACCAATATTTCCCTTCGGCGAATATGACGATTATCTCTACCGGAATGAACTGTCCATGACGGCGGACAGCCAGAGCGTCGCAGCGGTGTTTGATAATCTGCAGGCCATGTGGGGTGACGACGAACCGGAAGGACAACTGGAGGCGCTGCTGCAGACTGCCAAGCACAGCGATGAACTTGGTTTTCGCCAGGACACCGTGCGCATGGTGGTCCTATGCACGGATGCCGGCTATCACCAAGCCGGCGATGGAAATGCCTGGGGACTTATCGTAGCCAATAACGGGGACGGAGTAGCCGACGCCAATGAGGACTATGCGTCTGTCGAGCAGTTAAAAAACGCTCTAACTGAGGCTGATATTTTCCCGGTATTTGCCATTGCCGGCGGCGATGCCAACTTGGCGTTGTACAACAACTTGGTGGCTCAACTGGGGATAGGCGCGGTGGTTAGTTTAAACAGTGACAGTTCGAACTTTTTCCAGGCGGTTCAGGCCGGCGTGCAGACTCATTATACCTATTCGCAGCAAGGCGGCGGTGTAGTAGGCTCGATTGTTTAA
- a CDS encoding DHH family phosphoesterase gives MFKLTDLLYHENIVIQCHDNPDADAIASGFALYEFFREYGKKVRLVYSGRFPITKPNLLEMVMALKIPVDYVDDLNVDGLLITVDCQYGAGNVKRFPAQSVAIIDHHQQEIFDVKTVKIDAYLGSCATVVWKLLKDADFDLSSNMRVTTALYYGLLTDTNYFAEIYHPLDKDMRDGLNYDYNLIRKLKNSNLTMSDIEIAGKALLQSSHQLEQSFAIFRAEPCDPNILGFISDIALQVHTIDVCIIYNQLSDGIKYSVRSCIREVMANELAAYLAENIGSGGGHAEKAGGFISLAKFHNLYPGIDIDAYLSDRIGKYYDSYNIIYSNAHNIEISNMRKYKKRDIVVGYAHSVDVFATGTPLLIRTLEGDINTFSAEDIYIMVGVKGEVYPIKKEKFDKSYRMLGQKYDLEAEYAPTIRNRLTGEVVELTKFLKSCVATGDTAVYAAPLTKNTKVFTAWDDQKYMSGKVNDYLAIRQDDINDVYIIENSIFPRTYSPE, from the coding sequence GTGTTCAAACTGACCGATTTACTTTACCATGAGAACATAGTTATCCAATGCCATGACAATCCGGATGCGGATGCAATAGCCTCCGGGTTCGCTCTTTACGAGTTTTTTAGGGAATACGGAAAAAAGGTCAGGCTGGTTTATAGCGGTCGCTTTCCTATTACAAAACCTAATTTGCTTGAAATGGTTATGGCCTTGAAAATTCCCGTTGATTATGTGGACGACCTTAATGTTGACGGACTGCTGATTACCGTTGATTGTCAGTATGGAGCGGGGAATGTGAAAAGATTCCCCGCCCAAAGCGTGGCCATTATTGACCATCACCAGCAGGAAATTTTTGACGTTAAAACAGTAAAAATCGACGCTTATTTGGGCAGTTGCGCCACTGTCGTTTGGAAACTTCTAAAAGATGCGGACTTTGACTTAAGCTCCAATATGCGGGTGACGACGGCTTTGTACTATGGTTTGCTTACCGATACGAATTACTTCGCTGAAATATACCATCCCCTTGACAAGGATATGAGAGACGGTCTGAATTACGATTACAATTTAATCCGGAAACTCAAGAATTCAAACCTGACGATGAGCGATATTGAAATAGCAGGAAAGGCGCTGCTGCAAAGCAGCCATCAATTGGAACAAAGTTTCGCCATCTTTAGAGCCGAGCCGTGTGACCCCAATATTCTTGGTTTTATCAGCGATATTGCACTCCAGGTACATACCATTGATGTATGTATAATCTACAATCAGCTTAGTGATGGAATAAAGTATTCGGTAAGAAGCTGCATCCGGGAAGTTATGGCTAATGAACTGGCAGCCTATCTGGCGGAAAATATTGGCTCAGGCGGCGGCCACGCGGAAAAGGCCGGCGGCTTTATCAGCCTGGCTAAATTTCACAATTTATATCCCGGCATTGATATTGACGCATATCTTTCCGACCGGATTGGGAAGTACTACGATAGTTATAACATCATCTACAGCAATGCTCATAACATAGAGATTTCCAATATGAGGAAATACAAAAAACGGGATATTGTTGTTGGCTATGCTCATTCGGTTGATGTATTTGCCACTGGAACCCCGCTCTTGATCCGGACTTTAGAAGGAGATATCAATACATTTTCAGCGGAAGACATCTATATTATGGTGGGAGTGAAAGGTGAGGTTTACCCGATTAAGAAGGAGAAGTTTGATAAAAGTTATAGAATGCTGGGGCAAAAGTATGATTTAGAAGCTGAATATGCGCCAACAATCAGAAATCGTCTCACCGGCGAAGTAGTCGAGCTGACAAAATTTTTAAAGTCTTGTGTCGCCACAGGCGATACTGCTGTCTACGCCGCTCCGCTGACAAAGAATACAAAGGTATTCACGGCTTGGGACGATCAGAAATACATGTCGGGTAAGGTTAATGATTACCTGGCAATCAGGCAGGATGATATTAACGATGTTTATATCATCGAAAACTCAATATTTCCCAGAACATATTCCCCGGAATGA
- a CDS encoding CHASE2 domain-containing protein, whose amino-acid sequence MRTLHIFISSPGDVGQERLLAQRVIERLSGEFAAFFKLECFLWENLAVKATSHFQDQIGDDLSQADIMICIIWQRLGTQLPGHYVKEDGTPYLSGTEWEFETAARLYRETGKPLFLVYRKTKKPDPVYLDEQDRQEREKQRRLVAEFWRTRFGDHIEGFKAAYTGFETAEEFEEKLEVHLRDVIKKQVPDVWTEDQEDAIRTSWFSGSPYRGLETFEEEHAPVFFGRTKAVTEIKDLLVRQAADGRPFLMIFGGSGSGKSSVVRAGVIPTLTHPGVIEGVDLWRRCIFRPGDAGGDPFRAMAQALNTAKGLPELFIDGKDPAQVAAEFGDDSVQAEKLLTQALEAAAAAMAKQEALAALPVAKLLVVIDQAEELFTAGPDAAGRRRFVQLAAQLAAAGLVWFLGTMRSDFYARCAEIPELVELKSGSGQYDLLPPSFSEIGQIILKPTYAAGLRFEKNVMTGQTLDEVLHEAAAANRSALPLLEFTLAELYKQRQGNILTFAAYHDMGGMEGALARNAERVFASLPPAVQAVFPDIFRAITTIDDHEDEKVSGRRVDLAVITISGEHKQYVDAFVQARLLVVGTGSDGAAAVGVAHESLLRSWPRVQAWLNEEKDFLRLRNRLLEATLRWQEENRRDEYLLPAGKPLNDARDALKRCPAHLDGPIVAFIEASLNLAKRRRRNRRLAAVAACVALIGGFYAFMGTTWGEKMVELRHDIETVMVGGVDILTAEKFGWVSDQLAFIDIDHETYLKWGKPELTPRDKLAELIEMLHRSGVKVIALDIFLDEADYQFPDRDARLRQVLQAIKNDPNGPKIIFPVKMYSDGMLGTNIFDDLIDNQDKFFKSVPWATVASNYDNKMRFWYPYDIYTRPDGSAATVWGTPLLAAALGGNAADQLHTLGRQIALAAGNGKNSNLYAVTMHFGNKEVKANFADKTRYENHRIKYYLVPEGVLRKDDPGNLFLKSFKVSGLGKYLSPRGDVPLLRGKIVVVGNSSPDKHDSYPTPLGTMPGMYVHGNVINSIILGL is encoded by the coding sequence ATGCGGACACTGCATATCTTTATTTCCTCCCCCGGCGACGTGGGTCAGGAACGTTTGCTGGCGCAGCGGGTCATAGAACGGCTCAGCGGGGAATTCGCCGCCTTTTTCAAACTAGAGTGCTTCCTGTGGGAAAACCTGGCGGTGAAGGCTACATCCCATTTTCAGGATCAGATTGGCGACGATTTGTCGCAAGCGGATATTATGATCTGCATTATTTGGCAGCGGCTGGGCACTCAACTGCCGGGGCATTATGTCAAAGAAGACGGTACTCCTTATTTGTCCGGCACCGAATGGGAGTTTGAGACGGCTGCCAGGCTGTACCGGGAAACAGGCAAACCATTGTTTCTGGTATACCGGAAGACCAAGAAGCCTGACCCGGTTTATCTTGATGAACAAGACCGGCAGGAGCGGGAAAAGCAACGGCGGTTGGTGGCCGAGTTCTGGCGCACCCGCTTCGGGGATCATATCGAGGGTTTTAAAGCGGCCTACACCGGTTTTGAGACGGCGGAAGAGTTCGAGGAAAAACTGGAAGTTCATTTGCGGGACGTGATCAAAAAGCAAGTCCCTGATGTCTGGACCGAAGATCAGGAAGACGCCATTAGAACCAGCTGGTTTTCCGGATCGCCGTACCGGGGGCTGGAAACCTTCGAAGAGGAGCATGCCCCGGTATTTTTCGGCCGGACAAAAGCCGTGACCGAAATTAAGGACCTGCTTGTCCGGCAGGCGGCGGACGGCCGACCTTTTCTCATGATTTTTGGCGGCAGCGGCAGTGGCAAGTCTTCGGTGGTGCGGGCCGGGGTCATTCCCACTCTCACCCATCCCGGCGTTATTGAGGGCGTCGACTTATGGCGGCGCTGCATCTTCCGTCCCGGCGACGCCGGCGGCGATCCTTTTCGCGCTATGGCGCAAGCCTTAAATACGGCCAAAGGTCTGCCGGAATTATTTATTGACGGCAAAGATCCGGCTCAAGTCGCCGCGGAATTTGGCGACGACTCCGTCCAGGCTGAGAAGCTGCTGACGCAAGCCCTGGAAGCAGCAGCGGCGGCGATGGCCAAGCAGGAAGCCTTGGCGGCGCTGCCTGTGGCCAAACTTTTGGTAGTTATTGATCAGGCGGAGGAATTGTTTACGGCCGGGCCGGACGCAGCCGGCCGGCGGCGGTTTGTGCAGCTTGCAGCGCAGTTGGCTGCCGCCGGGCTGGTCTGGTTTTTGGGCACAATGCGCAGCGACTTTTATGCCCGCTGCGCCGAGATTCCGGAATTGGTGGAACTTAAGTCCGGTTCAGGCCAATATGATTTATTGCCGCCGTCCTTTTCGGAAATCGGTCAGATAATTCTCAAACCTACTTATGCCGCCGGGCTCCGGTTCGAAAAGAACGTTATGACCGGCCAGACTTTGGATGAAGTGCTGCATGAGGCTGCAGCCGCCAACCGGTCGGCTTTGCCGTTGCTGGAATTTACGCTGGCCGAGCTGTATAAACAGCGACAGGGCAACATCCTGACTTTCGCCGCTTATCACGACATGGGAGGAATGGAAGGGGCGCTGGCTCGCAACGCCGAAAGGGTGTTCGCTTCGCTGCCACCGGCGGTGCAAGCGGTTTTTCCCGATATTTTTCGCGCTATTACCACTATTGATGATCATGAAGACGAAAAGGTCAGCGGCCGGCGGGTCGATTTGGCAGTTATAACGATTAGCGGCGAACATAAGCAGTATGTGGATGCTTTTGTTCAAGCCCGTCTGCTGGTTGTGGGAACAGGCAGCGACGGCGCGGCTGCCGTCGGGGTGGCGCATGAGTCGCTGCTGCGATCCTGGCCCCGTGTGCAAGCCTGGCTGAATGAAGAAAAAGACTTTTTGCGGCTGCGCAACAGACTGCTGGAAGCAACCTTGCGCTGGCAGGAGGAAAATCGCCGGGACGAATATTTACTGCCGGCGGGCAAACCATTGAACGACGCCCGGGATGCCCTGAAGCGCTGTCCGGCCCACCTGGACGGGCCGATCGTGGCGTTTATCGAAGCTTCCTTAAATCTGGCCAAACGGCGGCGGCGCAACAGGCGACTGGCGGCGGTGGCGGCATGTGTGGCGCTGATCGGCGGTTTTTACGCCTTTATGGGAACCACCTGGGGTGAAAAGATGGTGGAACTGCGGCACGACATAGAGACCGTCATGGTTGGCGGCGTAGACATTTTAACCGCGGAAAAGTTTGGCTGGGTATCGGACCAATTGGCTTTTATCGACATTGACCATGAAACATATCTTAAATGGGGCAAGCCGGAACTTACACCCCGGGATAAACTGGCCGAACTGATTGAGATGCTGCACCGCAGCGGCGTTAAAGTTATCGCCCTGGATATATTTCTGGACGAGGCGGATTATCAGTTTCCGGACCGGGACGCCAGACTGCGGCAGGTGCTGCAGGCCATAAAAAACGATCCCAACGGACCCAAAATTATTTTTCCGGTCAAAATGTACAGCGACGGCATGCTGGGCACTAATATCTTCGACGATTTAATCGATAATCAGGATAAATTTTTCAAATCAGTTCCCTGGGCTACGGTGGCTTCTAATTACGACAACAAGATGCGTTTCTGGTATCCTTATGACATTTACACCCGGCCGGACGGGTCCGCCGCGACGGTGTGGGGTACGCCGCTCTTGGCGGCGGCGTTGGGCGGCAATGCGGCGGACCAGCTCCATACGTTGGGCCGGCAAATCGCTCTTGCGGCCGGCAACGGAAAAAACAGCAATCTGTACGCCGTTACTATGCACTTCGGCAATAAAGAAGTGAAAGCCAATTTTGCCGATAAAACACGGTATGAAAACCACCGGATCAAGTATTACCTGGTGCCGGAAGGCGTACTGCGCAAAGACGACCCGGGAAACTTGTTTCTAAAATCCTTCAAAGTCAGCGGCTTGGGCAAATACCTGTCGCCCCGGGGCGACGTCCCGCTGCTTAGAGGCAAGATTGTCGTTGTCGGCAACTCCAGCCCGGATAAACATGACAGTTATCCAACGCCGTTGGGGACTATGCCGGGAATGTATGTTCACGGCAATGTGATCAACAGCATTATTTTGGGACTGTAA